The DNA sequence CAGCAAGTATTGTGTCATCCATCCAAATGGTTGCTGTGTTGACAGAGCACTTGAAATCACTGACAATTTGAATAGTTAAACCCGTGTTAAAACTGATAAGGATACCTAAGAGTATCTTTGAAATGGAGTTTACATTAACTGCCCAAAGATTTCAAGCCAATCTTGACATAGATTGCAACACCTATGTATTTGTTTGCTTCACAAGAGCAATAGTAAGTAGAATAACAAATAACTCTTGTCCTAATGCAACTGAAATGGGGGAAACTGGTAAATGAGGGTGGCTGGGTTTGAATTTGtgcaaagaaggaaggtgaaTCCTATTCTATTCTGGTGCACAAATTCCTACATTTAGGCTATGCACACCTTTATGAGAGCCTGACAAAGCTCTTGCATTGTCATGACAGGACTGAATGTTTGGCAGTGCTATTGTTTGGAACAAGAGATCtggtgtttcattttgttttgtgtcttgttttgcctgcctagagaaagatACTATTTCCACAATATAGGCTTTGTCTTATGACAAGCTTATGCTTCTAATCATCTGCTTTAGAGATGCTCCAGGCTTTGCTGGTCAGAACCTGGGCCAGAAGCCGTCCTTCCGATCTTATTAGATGTTGGCTTCTATCAGACAACTGTTCACCATCATATCACAGATTAAGATAGAAATGGTTGCCAAATGCTTCTGCCCTCTGTTTTTGCTCTCCAGCTGCCTGTGATTTGGGTGCCAATGGCCTCAGGGCTTCCCTTTATCTAGTAGTCAAAGAACTTGAGAGGTGGCCTTAGGCAATCCTTGTTTCATTATCTCCCTTAAGACAAGTTAAAGATTAATGGCACGGTTTGGTTCTAGCAAACGTATTCTCAGGCTGACtggagaattaatgtagtttgaccccactgtaactgccatggcccaatgctctggaatcctggggtttgcaatttggtggggcaccagcacttgcaaaactaaaactcccatgaatccatagcatggaACCAAGTCAGTAAAcatagtttaaaactgcattaactttacagtgtagatgaatcccAGAGTAATGTGAGACTAACTCCCATGCTGTttggaaagggaaaggttttcccctgtcattaagtctagttgtgtccaactctaggagttggtgctcatctacatttctaagccaaagagagaTACTTGTATGTGTGTGAGTTAAGTGTGATGCTGGTATATATCCCTAAGATGGTTAAAGTGGTTGGTGCCTTGGAAAAGTTTCATATATTGGTGGGGAAGAGTGAGAGCTTTCTGCAGATATATGCTCTGTGTAGAGCATATATCTGCAGAAAGCTCCCACTCTTCCCCACTTTTTTATGTATAGAGCAGATACATAAAAATTAAGGAATGAAATGAATAAATTGTTTCAGGCAGTCCACTGGTGATCCAGGCTTTCTATCCAGCAGCTGGTTGGCCTGAGAGAGTGCAAATTGCTTCTTTGTGGCATTGTACAGCAGAACACACACAGTAAAGTACTGTACACTATATATTATTTCTCCTCTGCAACTTCAGCAAGTTAGAGGCAAACCTattcttgacaagatttcttcagagtagGCTTGCCATTGCCCCTGTGTTTGGATAAGAGACTTTTCAGCcacagtcacccagtgggttttcatgattgAGCAAGAATTCAAATTCTGGTTTTCCAGAGTTGTAATTCAACACCTCAGCCTCTTCACTACTTGCTTCACGTTGCTCATTTaagtctatatatgtgtgtgtgtgtttgtatgagccagtgtggtatagtggagACCAGGGATTCAAATTTCTCCCCATCCATGGAAATCTACGGGGTTACCTcaggcatgtcacactctctcagccccaaaagaaggcaaaggcaccCCAGgactaaacaaatcttgccaagaaaactgtgtAAAAAGTTTGTTCTAGTGTTGCTATGATTTGAGAGACAAACAACAACAGTATAGCTATATACTGCACACACATTTAAACTATAAAAGCATGCAAAGGAAATAATGAACAGAGTTCACAAACTCTGCTCCTACCTCCTGTGCCCCCACTACCCCAATTCCCTCGACTTGCAGTGATTTTTCAGTCTTTTCccccactttttctggaaaaaagaGCACCCATACAGTATGAGGTAATCGCTTTCCAACATCATCTGTAGAAACCtatcttattttgaaataaattttaTCCCATAAGTACCAAAGAGGAACTTTTTTTCATTTAACCGCACAATATTAACAATATCAAATGATTAGATGGTATAGAAGGCCAAAGAGTCATTGATAATGGAAAGTCCAATGTTAGAAGAGCATCCCTACAACACAATGCTGCCAGTTGGTTTGGATGAAGTAGGCTAATTTGATTTTCCCAATTTGAAAAATGTCTTTTCATTCTGAAACTTAAGGCTAAGAGGAAGTTTATTGTCTTTTAAATCAGTTGAGTTAAACATTTAATAGTATAGACATTAAACATTTGCATGTataaacatttgcatgtttttgaactgcttggttggcagaagctggggctaacagcaggagctcaccctgcttcccggattctaACCACCatcttttcagtcagcaagtccagcagttcagtggtttaacctgctgtgccaccatagTTTACAGCACAGTATACCGTGGTGGTCTCCCATTCGAGTACTAACCAGGGTGAAGCTGTTTACCATGCAAAATCAGACAAGATCCTATATGGTGTCTAGGCATGTTACTAAAAAGGAGTAAATAGCAAAGAAGTTCCCTaagaaatatacaaaatatataatttttttaaaaaaaaaaaaacagcaaaacaacaaattatgcaaaaaaaaatcatactgtTCAAAAAATTGTCACCGAGTCTGGATATTTCCCCAAAACTCTGGTGGCCAGGAGAAAACAAAGAATGAATTTAAGTGTATTAATATGTTTAATATCCAATGTCTATGATAATGCTGGCATGTTTTATATATAAGTGTATATGATAGAGACAGATAGATCAGAATGTCTTGTAAAAGAGGTTGAGTGTGGTTTCCGAGGCCAGACCTCACAAGCAGCAGGTGAGGCAGTAGACCTGTGTCTCCGAGGAACCACATCATGCTACAGGTCTGGTACTGCGATGGTAGAAATTTGGGACAGATGGAAAATTTCATTGTATGCAAAAGTCCTATTTAGAGTCAATAATGATTCCATTTTTGTTGCATTCTACAGCTGTTCACTGGACAGCCCCACtctggacagaaaaagagaggcGAACTCCCGCCTACTAAGAATCTTCATAATTTCAAGTTCATAATTTAAAGGAGGTTGCAAGGGCATCCCGTATTGTTTAGCCTACTTCATCCAAACCAACTGGCAGCATTGTGTTCTAGGGATGGGATACACAGTCCTTCTGTTAGGCTGCTAAGCTAAGGCTCACCTCTGAGAAACAGGGAAGCTAAGGCTCACCCACCCCTTTCTTTTATGTCTCCTTGTCTCCAAGATTTCACTTAAACAATAGCACAAAAGCAAAGATCATCTCCTTGGATCTCTAGCCAGATTACTCAGGAAGGAAAGTGCAGGTAAGAGTGCTCCTGTGACTGCAGCCAGAACTGAAAAGGCAGTGAGAGAAAAGACATCAGATGTGTCACTGAtcacttttgccattttaaaggACTCTCTGATGTTTCTTGTAGTAAAATGTTGGAGcatatggtatttatttattgtgtttagGTATTTTGTAGAGGGCTGCATTAAGACTATGGGCCAGATTAAATGAgggatatacatacatacaaacataccatTTTAGACATCCGAAAACTGCATTGTGGGACTTGATATGTGGAAGGAATTCCAGGTCCCTAAAGTACTTTTGTCTGGCTTTGGTAGCCTCCCTAGTTACATTCTGAACATTTTGGTCAGAGATAGATCTAGATTTGAACTTGAAATTAACAGTTAAAAGGTTGTGACAGCCACAGATCTTTCAACATCAGCTACGATTACAGAATTAGCCCATAATCTTTTTATTAGTACCTGTCTGTGTTTGTAGACTGAGATATAGGGAAGACCAAAGGCAAGGCAAAGCTTTTACCACCCACTGAAGGCGATAAGCATGTGCTTAACTTTAACTTCCCAGGTCTTCATTCTACTGACCCCTTACCTTTCATTCCCTAAGTGTTTTTGCAAACTTGAAAAGGACACATTATTGCCTTCTAATATGTGCATCTTTACATTTATCCTAATTAACTCAGGGTTGTTGCCTCATGGAGGCAGAgcccattcttttttaaaaggagaggaaaaactaCCCTAGATGCATTAAAGCTTTTATTGCCTTATGTACTGGGAAGAAAACTCATCCCTGCAGCCGATTTCTCCTTTTTTGgcccaggaaagaaggaaagggctgGATGAAAATTTCAGGAAAATCATACAGTCAAATTTCAAGAAAAAACTTTATTACAAAATGTTAGTGACACATTTCATTCATCAATATTCAATAATTACCACACATTCTTAATTATTATAGAAAATTATTGATAAGCAAGACTAACAGTTTACTGATTCGGAAATCCCATCAAGCCATCCCACCCACCTAAGTCCATTGTGTTGATGCTGCCAAATGTCATTTGGAAGGGCCCTTCATAGCTTTGCCAATGGGAATGAATCTCCTGTTCTGGCAAAGCCCCCCACTGTGGATATGGAGGCACTGGATATGGAGGCTGGTTAGAGCTTGAAGAGCCTAAGGGACTGAGCTCTTGCCTCATGGAGGCCACATCTCCAGGGAGGGCCGGGCTGCTCCCAGGGGTAGAAGGCACTACACAGCCGCCATCCTCTTCGAAAGGCCTGATATTGTCCATGAAGTGTCCTATATTCATTGTAGAATCCTGGACAACCGAAAGCTGTTCTCCCAGCTGCTGGGCTTCAACAGGAAAACCTTGGCCTTGGTCACAGAAGGGCCCTAAATGAAAACCTGTGTCCCAAGCGGCATAGTCCGGCTGGCTCTGCTGTTGCGGTCTCCAGGAGGCATCTTGAGCACCAGCACCAAAGCAACAGGGAGAATTCTGGACACAGGGGCTCCTGTGGGAACTGTGGCTGAAGGCTGTGGCCTGTCCTCTACCAAACTGGCTGTTTCCACACGCATAGTTTTGTGGGAAGAGATAGTTCGGCCTTGGCCAGGTTTGTCCCAACTGAGGATGAGTCCCCAGGTGTCCAGCCCAGCTGGACTGACTTGCCGCCCTCTCTGTTGCTACTTCTATGGGAGATGGGAGGGCTCttgcccgactctggggggcaACCCTCCTGGCACTCCGGGTTTGCTTCgctttcttcccctttcctttctcatCCTTTAAGTACCTGGCTCTTCTGTTCTGGAACCAGACCTAAAACAGGAGAATCTGTTGATTATTATTTCCAGACAATGAATACATACTTCTTGGCACAGAAACACATCAAAGCCTCTCAGGAGCACTGGAACCCAGGAGAAAGATCCTACCTAGTTTTTAGGATtactctttcctccctttccctctgtGAAAACTAATTTTGGAGGGTGAATGTGCAGTGTAGCTGGCATGACATGGGGCTAGTTTTCATTCCTTTCTGTGTTCATTGCCTCTCTCCTGGAGGACATTTGCATGGTACTAGGTCTGATGCCTGCCTTGCTTGTTTTCTCCACACTTCCCTGTGTGACTTTTCAGTGTGGCCACCCCCTCTCGCCCATTACTTGTCCCTCCTATAGTTTGCTGatacacaggccccttctacactgttcttcTATCCCAGGgtttgatcccaggttatctgctttgaactggaatataggagtctccactaccagataatGAGGGATAAGCAGATactctggaatcagatcctgggatatagggcagtgtagaaggggcctctattAGGGCTTAGGtttgtttatttatcgtgtcagatgcAAATTGAGGGcagatttataatgtatttaaaacatcccCTGTCCCAaggccttcttcctctttccagcCTCCTCTCCAGCCAAAGGAGGGCCAGCAGAGGGCGCTGCAggccagcaaaacaaaacaactctCCTGCTTTTTCAGGACAATCAGGACAACAAAGAGGAACACGGAAATAACAGGGGAATTCCTTACAGGTGACAATCAGgtttagctaacacctcccaacaaaggattcccccaggcaggaagcagccaggctttgaagctgcaaggccattcaatgctaatcaaggtgaccaattgcaagattcacacttgcctcaatcaggcaggagttctttctcccaccctggacattattccagatatataaacttcccttgcctaattttcaagagacctcacaacctccgaggatgcctgccatagatgtgggtgaaacttcaggagaaaatgcttccggaacatggcaatacagcccggaaaactcacagcagccgaGATTTCAGCATCGattaagttttaaaaacatgaggCTTGTTC is a window from the Anolis carolinensis isolate JA03-04 chromosome 3, rAnoCar3.1.pri, whole genome shotgun sequence genome containing:
- the LOC103279637 gene encoding homeobox protein Hox-D3, coding for MKASFQLDAYPDHPRREKLAEKIGVEEGRVAVWFQNRRARYLKDEKGKGKKAKQTRSARRVAPQSRARALPSPIEVATERAASQSSWAGHLGTHPQLGQTWPRPNYLFPQNYACGNSQFGRGQATAFSHSSHRSPCVQNSPCCFGAGAQDASWRPQQQSQPDYAAWDTGFHLGPFCDQGQGFPVEAQQLGEQLSVVQDSTMNIGHFMDNIRPFEEDGGCVVPSTPGSSPALPGDVASMRQELSPLGSSSSNQPPYPVPPYPQWGALPEQEIHSHWQSYEGPFQMTFGSINTMDLGGWDGLMGFPNQ